GGCCGCTGCCGCTCGGATACCCGGGGTCACGAGGAGAAGGCCCGGGCCAAGGTTCCGCCGGATTACCTCTGCCTCCCTGGGGGAGGCGACCACCCCGTCGAGGCCTGCATCCTTGGCCTGGCCGGCGAGGGAAAGGACTTGCTCCTCGACCACCCGCCCGATCCCCAGCGTCTGGAGATCTGCCTGAGCTAGACTAGTCAGGACGGTCACGCCGAGGAGGCGAGGGCGCTCGATCCGTAAGGACTCGGCCTTTTCGGCCACCGCTTCTGCCGCCGCCCGCATCATCTCTGATCCCCCGGAAACGTGAACGTCTAGCATGAAAACCCCCAAATCTACGGCGTTCGCCGCCGCGGCTGCCACCGTCTGGGGAATGTCGTGGAACTTGAGGTCCAGGAAGACCCTGCCTCCCCGCTCGTGAATCCCCGCAATCACCCGGGGCCCATCCGCGGTGAAAAGCTGTAGCCCGACCTTGAAGACGTGGATCCGTCCCCGGAGTCGTTCGACCATCCCCTCGGCCGCTTGCCACGAGGGAAGATCGAGCGCAAGAATCAAGCGTTCCCGCACAGTCATCGCATCCTTCAGCCACCCACGGTGAGCTGCATCAGATCCTCGGCGAGAAGGATTTCCCCGGGGAATTCCTTCCGACAGGGGGTCAGCAAATCCTTTCCCCGACACGAGGGATAGAAGTGGGTCAAGACGAGCAATTTTGCACCGGCCCGGGCTGCCATCTCGCCAGCCAGGCTTGGCGTAAGGTGTCCGGTGACCTTTTGCTCCTCCGGAAAGGCGCATTCAAGGATGAGCAAATCGACACCCCGAGCCAACTCGATCAGGGCCTCAGAGTAATCCGTGTCCCCCGAGCAAACAAAGGAGCCATGTTGGGCGTCGATCCGATAGGCGAGGCTGACATCGGTGTGGGGGACGGACCGAGTCGTCAGGCGCCACGAGCCAAAGTCAATCGTCTCCTCCTTCAGCTCTTGGAGTTCCAGTTCGAAGGGAAGATTAGCCACCCAGGGGCCGTAGAGTTCTCCCAGGAGGTGGTAGTGGCGCCGAAGCCCACGCGGCCCACCAACCCAGAGAGGGCGCTGCCGGCCGATCTCGGGACTCCGAAGCGCAAAAAGGAGGTGGGGGAAGTCCCCCACGTGATCCGGGTGGTAGTGGGTGTAGAGCACCCGATCCACCGCATCGAGCCTCACCCCCGCTCGAACCAATTGGTGCAAGGTGCCAGTGCCACCGTCTAATAGGAGATACTCATCGGCCACCTCCACGAGGAGGCCGGGCGACGCCCGCTCGGAGCAGGGAACCGCGGTACCCGATCCGAGCACGGTCACCCTCATGCCGGATTTCCTTTTGGGAGGGCACTGGACATACCTTATCATTATCATTGACTTCTATTTGGGTCAATTCAGAGGCTGTGGTGAAGCTGCAGATTGCAATCCAGCAGGGCTCGATCCTCGAGGCGGCGGTTGACGCAATCGTCAATGCCGCCAATAGCCAGGGGCGGATGGGGGGCGGCGTGGCTGGTGCGATCAAGCGAGTGGCTGGAAGAGAAGTAGAGGAGGAGGCGGTCGCGCGGGGACCCACTCCCGTTGGGGAGGCGATTCTCACGAGTGGCGGGAAGACCCGGTTCCGGGGAATCATTCATGCCCCGACCATGGAACGACCGGCGATGCGAATCGCGGTCGAGAACGTGGGGAAGGCGACGACAGCCGCCCTGCGCCTGGCGGAGGCAAAATGTTTTGCCACTATCGCTCTGCCAGGCATGGGGACGGGGGTCGGCGGCGTCGATCACGAGGCAGCAGCCAAGAGCATGATTGACGCCGTCCGGCAGTTTCCCGCGGAACGTCTTCAGCAAGTCCTCCTGGTCGACATCGATCCTGCCATGGTGGCGGCGTGGCGGCAGGCGTTAGCCGAGTGGGAAGGGACATCATGAGGCGAATCGTCCTGGGGCTCTCCTTGTTCATGGTGCTGTACCCCGTAAAGGGTTGGGGGGCGTTCGAGCTCACGTCAGAGACAACCCGGCAGAT
The Candidatus Methylomirabilota bacterium genome window above contains:
- a CDS encoding MBL fold metallo-hydrolase gives rise to the protein MRVTVLGSGTAVPCSERASPGLLVEVADEYLLLDGGTGTLHQLVRAGVRLDAVDRVLYTHYHPDHVGDFPHLLFALRSPEIGRQRPLWVGGPRGLRRHYHLLGELYGPWVANLPFELELQELKEETIDFGSWRLTTRSVPHTDVSLAYRIDAQHGSFVCSGDTDYSEALIELARGVDLLILECAFPEEQKVTGHLTPSLAGEMAARAGAKLLVLTHFYPSCRGKDLLTPCRKEFPGEILLAEDLMQLTVGG
- a CDS encoding macro domain-containing protein gives rise to the protein MKLQIAIQQGSILEAAVDAIVNAANSQGRMGGGVAGAIKRVAGREVEEEAVARGPTPVGEAILTSGGKTRFRGIIHAPTMERPAMRIAVENVGKATTAALRLAEAKCFATIALPGMGTGVGGVDHEAAAKSMIDAVRQFPAERLQQVLLVDIDPAMVAAWRQALAEWEGTS
- the pyrF gene encoding orotidine-5'-phosphate decarboxylase; translated protein: MTVRERLILALDLPSWQAAEGMVERLRGRIHVFKVGLQLFTADGPRVIAGIHERGGRVFLDLKFHDIPQTVAAAAANAVDLGVFMLDVHVSGGSEMMRAAAEAVAEKAESLRIERPRLLGVTVLTSLAQADLQTLGIGRVVEEQVLSLAGQAKDAGLDGVVASPREAEVIRRNLGPGLLLVTPGIRAAAAETDDQRRIATARDALQAGADYIVVGRPILRAPDPVAAVEQLVAKMESFNVQ